A genomic stretch from Erysipelothrix sp. HDW6C includes:
- a CDS encoding 6-phospho-beta-glucosidase has product MKKLKIVTIGGGSSYTPELVEGFINRHKDLPVSELWLVDVESGREKLEIVGNLAKRMVDEAGIDMQIHLSLDRRAALLDADFVTTQMRVGQLKARILDERIPISHGMIGQETNGAGGMFKAFRTIPVILDIVKDMEELCPEAWLINFTNPAGMVTEAVLRYTNFERVIGLCNVPFDMKHSFASILDVAPEEITMELSGVNHHVFVTDVFHKGKTVMSTILDKYVSDSEETLAMKNFDALSYSPDFLRGLGAIPCPYHNYYYFTQEQLAKNLKEFEAGTVRGEVVAKLEAELFELYKDQDLKVKPKQLEQRGGAHYSDAACSLIDSIYNDRKDIQYVNVRNNGAVSNLPLNSAVEIACVITGNGPQPITVGPLNPKINGTIQTIKSFEQMTIEAAVTGNVDLAITALSSNPLCPSDRLAGIVVRELLEAHRDYLPQFKR; this is encoded by the coding sequence ACAATTGGTGGCGGAAGTAGTTATACACCAGAACTTGTTGAAGGATTTATAAACCGTCACAAAGATCTACCAGTGTCTGAGTTGTGGTTGGTTGATGTTGAATCCGGCCGTGAAAAGCTTGAGATTGTTGGAAATCTTGCGAAAAGGATGGTTGATGAAGCGGGTATCGACATGCAAATTCACTTGAGTTTGGATCGCCGAGCTGCATTGTTAGACGCAGATTTTGTTACAACACAAATGCGTGTTGGTCAGCTCAAAGCGCGAATTTTGGACGAGCGGATTCCGATTTCTCACGGTATGATTGGACAAGAAACAAATGGTGCAGGTGGGATGTTCAAAGCATTCCGAACGATTCCAGTTATCTTAGATATTGTAAAGGACATGGAGGAGTTGTGTCCGGAGGCATGGTTGATTAACTTTACCAATCCGGCCGGCATGGTGACTGAGGCTGTCTTACGTTACACAAACTTTGAACGGGTTATTGGGTTGTGTAACGTTCCCTTTGATATGAAACACAGTTTTGCAAGTATCTTAGATGTAGCACCTGAAGAAATTACAATGGAATTAAGTGGTGTCAACCACCATGTATTCGTGACGGATGTTTTTCATAAAGGAAAAACGGTAATGAGTACAATCCTTGATAAGTATGTATCGGATAGTGAAGAAACGTTGGCGATGAAAAACTTCGATGCCCTTTCTTACTCGCCAGACTTCTTGAGAGGATTAGGAGCGATTCCGTGCCCGTATCACAACTATTACTACTTCACACAAGAACAACTTGCGAAGAACCTCAAAGAGTTTGAAGCGGGTACAGTTCGTGGTGAAGTTGTTGCGAAACTGGAAGCAGAATTATTCGAATTATATAAAGACCAAGACCTTAAGGTTAAACCAAAACAACTGGAACAACGCGGTGGTGCACATTATTCAGATGCTGCGTGCAGTTTGATTGATTCAATTTACAACGATCGTAAAGACATTCAGTATGTTAACGTTCGCAATAATGGTGCGGTTTCAAATCTACCGCTGAACAGCGCAGTTGAAATTGCTTGTGTGATTACCGGTAATGGACCACAACCGATTACGGTTGGTCCACTGAATCCGAAAATCAATGGAACAATACAAACCATCAAGTCATTTGAACAGATGACCATTGAAGCGGCTGTTACGGGCAATGTTGATTTAGCGATTACAGCATTGAGCTCAAATCCTTTATGCCCCAGCGATCGCTTGGCAG